Proteins from one Argopecten irradians isolate NY chromosome 15, Ai_NY, whole genome shotgun sequence genomic window:
- the LOC138309518 gene encoding alpha-(1,3)-fucosyltransferase C-like yields the protein FTFRHQLRLYLLLTALTTIWIICIIDEIRRYLHEVKYISIEPGIKSIHFWKSRPHWVSREAFSKCKLKCKVTEGKYIPQNSDAIVFHSPDTWLAKPPTKHMGQIWVFFSLEPPLKLQMSFYNWQRVFNWTMSYRRDADIYYPYGNFTTDNIIPRKQAKTKPWTKTTAAWFVSNCHTQSKRERFVKLLRMYMNVHVFGDCGSYTCTRHQDRQCLDKLDENYNYYLSFENSLCRDYVTEKFFRGYKLSNVIPVVRGNSNYSMYGPPDSFIDSSIFTSTRKLARYLTSIASSEKIFSSFFQSRDNYHMEESISAPHCELCRRLHNPSAYKRLYDDIGRWVFGSDHVSICVPPNDLKL from the coding sequence tttacctTCAGACATCAGTTGAGACTCTATCTTCTGCTGACGGCGCTAACAACGATTTggataatatgtattattgatgAGATAAGAAGATATCTCCATGAGGTTAAATACATTTCTATAGAACCTGGAATAAAGAGCATCCACTTTTGGAAAAGCCGACCACATTGGGTGAGCAGAGAAGCGTTTAGTAAATGTAAACTTAAATGTAAAGTCACTGAAGGCAAATACATTCCACAGAACAGCGACGCAATTGTGTTCCACTCACCAGACACGTGGTTGGCAAAACCCCCTACCAAACACATGGGTCAAATTTGGGTATTCTTTAGTCTGGAACCGCCGTTAAAACTTCAAATGTCGTTCTATAACTGGCAAAGAGTCTTCAACTGGACAATGTCGTATCGAAGAGATGCCGATATTTACTATCCGTACGGAAATTTCACGACGGATAATATTATTCCTCGAAAGCAGGCCAAGACTAAACCGTGGACTAAAACAACGGCTGCCTGGTTTGTTAGTAATTGTCATACACAAAGCAAGCGGGAACGGTTTGTTAAACTGTTACGGATGTACATGAATGTTCATGTGTTCGGAGACTGTGGTTCATACACCTGTACGCGTCACCAGGACAGACAGTGTTTGGACAAACTCGATGAAAACTACAATTactatttatcatttgaaaattCCCTGTGTCGGGATTATGTGACAGAGAAGTTTTTCCGAGGCTATAAATTATCTAACGTCATACCCGTGGTGAGGGGAAACAGTAATTATTCAATGTATGGCCCACCAGATTCATTTATAGATTCTTCCATATTTACCTCGACAAGAAAGCTTGCCAGGTACCTTACTTCCATCGCATCAAGCGAAAAAATATTCTCGTCTTTCTTCCAATCCAGAGACAATTACCATATGGAGGAGAGTATTTCTGCGCCCCATTGTGAGCTGTGTCGTCGTTTACACAATCCGTCAGCCTACAAACGATTGTACGATGATATAGGACGATGGGTTTTTGGTTCAGATCACGTTTCAATATGTGTCCCTCCCAACGATCTGAAgttgtga
- the LOC138309241 gene encoding alpha-(1,3)-fucosyltransferase C-like, with translation MGTRRQWKVYVLLTALTTTWIICIIHEARTHLYGVKLIPLVPGVKNIHFWKHRPRWVSREAFSKCKLKCKVTEGKYIPENSDAIVFHSPDTWLARPPTKPMGQIWVFFSLEPPLNLKMSFYNWQKVFNWTMSYRRDADIYYPYGNFTTDNIIPRKQAKTKPWTKTTAAWFVSNCHTQSKRERFVKLLRMYMNVHVFGDCGSYTCKRHQDTQCLEKLDENYNYYLSFENSLCRDYVTEKFFRGYKLSNVVPVVRGNSYYSMYGPPDSFIDSSKFNSTRKLARYLTSIASSEKIFSSFFQSRDNYHMEESISAPHCELCRRLHNPSAYKRLYDDIGRWVFGSDHVSICVPPNDLKL, from the exons ATGGGTACGAG ACGACAATGGAAAGTGTATGTTCTACTGACAGCTCTAACAACGACTTGGATTATATGTATTATTCATGAAGCAAGAACACATCTCTACGGAGTTAAACTAATTCCCTTAGTACCAGGAGTAAAGAACATACACTTTTGGAAACATCGACCACGTTGGGTGAGCAGAGAAGCGTTTAGTAAATGTAAACTTAAATGTAAAGTCACTGAAGGCAAATACATTCCAGAGAACAGCGACGCAATTGTGTTCCACTCACCAGACACGTGGTTGGCAAGACCCCCTACCAAACCCATGGGTCAAATTTGGGTATTTTTCAGTCTGGAACCACCATTAAACCTAAAAATGTCGTTCTATAACTGGCAAAAGGTCTTCAACTGGACAATGTCGTATCGAAGAGATGCCGATATTTACTATCCATACGGAAACTTCACGACAGATAATATTATTCCTCGAAAGCAGGCTAAGACTAAACCGTGGACGAAAACAACGGCTGCCTGGTTTGTTAGTAATTGTCATACACAGAGCAAGCGGGAACGGTTTGTTAAACTGTTACGGATGTACATGAATGTTCATGTGTTCGGAGACTGTGGTTCATACACCTGTAAACGTCACCAGGACACACAGTGTTTGGAAAAACTCGATGAAAACTacaattattatttatcatttgaaaattCCCTATGTCGGGATTATGTGACAGAGAAGTTTTTCCGGGGCTATAAATTATCTAACGTCGTACCCGTGGTGAGGGGAAACAGTTATTATTCAATGTATGGTCCACCAGATTCATTTATAGATTCTTCCAAATTTAACTCGACAAGAAAACTTGCCAGGTACCTTACTTCTATCGCATCAAGCGAAAAGATATTCTCGTCTTTCTTCCAATCCAGAGACAATTACCATATGGAGGAGAGTATTTCTGCGCCCCATTGTGAGCTGTGTCGTCGTTTACACAATCCGTCAGCCTACAAACGATTGTACGATGATATAGGACGATGGGTTTTTGGTTCAGATCACGTTTCAATATGTGTCCCTCCCAACGATCTGAAgttatga